Sequence from the Rutidosis leptorrhynchoides isolate AG116_Rl617_1_P2 chromosome 3, CSIRO_AGI_Rlap_v1, whole genome shotgun sequence genome:
TTATATCTCGACTGATCATATACgagtaattaattaactaatttttTTGAATTTGTTATGAACAGATTCTAAGAAATTTGGTTCGGGAGAAACGGAATTTTGTAGATCATGAAGTATAAGAAAGGAAGTATAGTGGAGGTATTTTTTAAGAACGATATCTGCTACCATTCTTGGCGTTGCGCCGAGATATTGTCTGGCGATGGGCGCAATTACACCGTTAGTTATGATGTGTATCCTGGATTTACTAATAAGGATGACCTGGAAAATGTGTCTGTTAAATTAATTAGACCTAGTCCTCCTGTAATGGAAATTTCCGAAAGTTGGGTTCCTGGTGATGTGGTTGAAGTTTTTCACACTCTTTTGTGGAAGATGGCAATCGTTACTAAAGATTGTAGTAGGGATCAGTTTTTAGTTAGATTAGTTGGATCATCACAAGAGTTTGAAGTAAACAAATCTGAACTTCGTGTGAGACAAACGTATAAAAATGGTGAATGGATAATTATTGACAAGGTACCTAGAGACTATAAAAATTGTCAAAATCCAGGTTCTCAAGCTAAGCGAAGGGATTCAAACCGGGATTTCTGCTATAAAGATGTTTTCTTTGATGCCGAGAACAGTCAACGTATGTTCGAGTCGTGTATCGCGTCGTCTAAAGACCTGAAACGAGGGTCCCACGACTTTTATTCTCAAAACGAGGCGAATGAAGTATGTGGACAGAAATTTCAAAAGTCTGAAGACGAGAGTAAGTGTCTTCGGGTACTGGAAACATCATGTCATTCAAGATTAGAACGAAATGACACTGCTAGTGTCTCGAGCTCGATTAGCAGCTGTGGTAGTAACAGCAATAAACCCTATAAAATGCGTAATGTAGCGGGTCCCGTCGAAGATTTTGAAGGTCATGAAAGTGATGCGGAGTCAACTTGCAAGTTGGGATATCAAAAAGTCAATAAACGATCTCGCGCTAAAACAGCTTTGCGTAATGACATTCATAGACAGGAGTTAAATGCATACCGTTGCACCATGAAAGCGTTACATGCAGCGGGACCCTTAACGTGGGAAAATGAAGAAATGGTAACAAATCTTCGTATGTCGCTTCATATATCAAATGATGAGCATTTGACGATACTAAAATTGCTTAAGTTCTGCAGCTAGTAACTTTTATAGATAACAGGAAACACAGAATCATAGTTTTTACTCTTTTCCCCCATTCTCTTGTTGAAATACAGGTTTGTACTACGTATATAATAAGCCCCTTCACAAAATTGTAGAAAGCATTAGTACTTCAGCTTCTATTGTTATAGAGAAACTTATGTATTACGTACAAAAAATAATAAAGGTTTTGACCTCTAATTGGTGCAGAGCTCAAACTGTTCTGTCTTTTTGAAGAAGAGAGAAATATATAATTGTTGTTAATTTGTCTCTTGTTCTTATAAGTTTGTTTATTTCATCCGGATTTTATGAATAATTTATGGGGTTTGATGGTTGTTTGATTACTTACCGTAAGGCCTTTTTAAATTGTTCTTTTTTGGATGTTATTGATTGATTGATGCTTACCATTCATTTTCCAGGGCCTAAGCACTGGCTTGTACACCTAGCTTCTGCATCAGTAAGCTGATGTCGGGACAAAGTGCGAAGGGCAGAATCACTTCTGCCATGTTTTGTATGATCATCACAGGTTCACTTCTGAATATACTTGTACGTCTTAAATATATTTGCTTGAAAGATACAGGGTTACAAGATAACACATGATGCCCAGGTATGGAATGCGTCTTTGAGCTCGATCAGCCTATTTATATGGCAAATTGGCAATATATAGTCTTGCTTACCAGTAACTTCCTTCAAGTTAGAGTCTGAAAAATTTGAAGGGTAAGGGAACAGGCTAAATCATGTAAACTTAATTGCAGGTTGAATTGAGTCAGGGATAAACCTACTCGAGCCACTTtcatgtatttttttttaaaattagttTAAAACAGTTACAAAGTATTTATTGTAAAAGATGATTTTACACAAACCATCTTActatcacaatgataatgtagttaaCCAATTAAGGAGGTGGCATTCATTATATAACGCTTCGTTGAACATTGATCCGTTTGACCCATTAAACCTATCTGACTAGTTTCCTTGGTAGCTATACTATACGCATTGCTTCTTTTGTTTTTCTGACTAAAGATGAAAGATAACCTGAATCTCGATCATTTATGAGTGTATGGGTCAAAATTTTCACCCCTGCAACTCTACTTCAAGTTATTCATCTTTACACCAAAATGTATTTGCTTGAAAGATACAGGGTAGCAAGATCATCCATCATGTCCTGTTATGGAATGCGTCTTTGAGCTCAACTGGAAGGTTTTAAGTCTACTTTTTATTTCATACTTATATTGTCTTGCATATGAGAAACTTCCTTCAAGTTAGGGTCTACAAAATTTGGAGGGTAAGGTAGCGGCCTAAAGCTTGTAAACTTGATTGCAGGTTGAAATGGGTCGGGATAGACTAACTCGAGCCTCTCTTATGTCTAAAATTATTGCAGGTGACCTTTGACCTGTTGATCCATTCACCAATTTGGCCAGTTTCCTTGGTATACATTTGGTTTTGCCTGTTTTTCTTATCAAATATAAAACATAACCCGAATGTCAGATCATTTATAAGTGAAGAGGGTGATATGTCCTTGCATTATGAGGGTTGTTATGCCGTAATTTCGATATATGAAGTTGTTGATATATTAGGTTAGTTTGATGAGTTATGTGAAAAATTATGAGACCGTTTATATGACATTGACGATTGTTCGTTTATTGTAATTTCATAGTTCCAGTAATAATTTGAAAATGGAAGTGTTTGCAATATAATGCTAGTATCTAAGACATAgtttctgtgacgatcgctccaaatccatatggacgaacacgtcattcattgattttattgcgaggtatttgacctctatatgatacgttttgtaaacattgcattcttttgaaaaggcataccataaatgaatatttaaatcaacggttttcgacatctgatgatttctacatatagacaatcaccgtatataatagtttacaatagtacttccgttgacaatgcagtcaaaataaggtacatgatgatgaattggtgaatgcaacgttttcttgaaaaatatgccatataagactccatgcacatagcttgtctatcatataagcaaacagcggaagacttctagggaacctgagaataaacatgctaacaagtgtcaacacaaaggttggtgagttcatagtttgcatgtttcgcataatctgtatataaagatggatcacaagatttcagttgtttcatccagaaacgtttatcaaaatattctacgaaattgagcaccctggtaactaaacttaacgtatatataatttgtaccctttgtataatcatcttaataatacacgcaaaccaacgtgtacgcttctcaaatagcatacgtccgttaaaaggctagtgctctagctcggacggggatatcaagccctatggatccatatactactactcgcgcccaccagttcttataaccggcagttactagttaccaaagctaagggattttcggttcaaactcggtgtagaattaagtatgtacttgtatccattgcgtttaaaataaattgcatgtattctcagcccaaaaatatatattgcaaaagcaattaaaaagggagcaaatgaaactcacgcatataaatctagtattttcagtatttataaacagtcgcatgtattctcagtccaaaaatatattgagtaaaagggatcatatgaaactcaccttagcagcatataaagtcgttcaccaaaatgtgaccgaaactcggattatcaaataaccgtagatctcaacctagagaacatatgtgagtcaataaatgtctatcaagctaggtcaggtcatagtgtatcacaatcctaatgctcgatgtcgacatacaaaagttatccaaagtcgtttcaaaaagtcaattttgacaatagtttaacaaaacgagacgtaccttatataaggattcatttactcggttggtaatattcaaaaatctaatttatcaatctcgtaaacaagttgtttaaatcttaattgtagattcaaaagcaatttcaattaacttcaatcataattcagttgctcatatcttttaatccgttcatcgaaattattcgatatctaaatgaaaagttattgattttttgccagctttccaaaaacatgtatatcatataccttttaccagtaatatatgtatttaattcgtgatctattataaactgtttaacggcgaaatttagcatacacgtatgtataaatatatatactcgagcactagacatggatacacaattaatatataaaagataaaatatgagtgcttacgtatcaatattgagattcaatattgtaggatagtacgtagaagtaacggagatgataaaactaggtttgacttacgagcaaaaccctcgaacaatacccataacctccttagtaataacccatagtttccttagctctatcccacttgaaaacccattttgaaagtgacacgctcatgacctcgtcgtagtattttaagtgatataattaataataataataataataataataataatactattaataataataaaataaataataataatcttaataataataataataataataataataataataataataataataataatttaaataaataaatttacacatagtaatatatgtgtaaaacaactcgcgcagaaacctggtatttataggcataattcctgattctgatgcccatgcgatcgcatgggttttatgcctatttatcatgcgatcgcatggccgttagatccagctcacatatttttgttttcttgtttgtcgacataattaaatataatatatataatatatataatttaaataattaattatatattatattaaattcatgtgcatagttgacttgtaattttcattccgatgact
This genomic interval carries:
- the LOC139901957 gene encoding uncharacterized protein, giving the protein MKYKKGSIVEVFFKNDICYHSWRCAEILSGDGRNYTVSYDVYPGFTNKDDLENVSVKLIRPSPPVMEISESWVPGDVVEVFHTLLWKMAIVTKDCSRDQFLVRLVGSSQEFEVNKSELRVRQTYKNGEWIIIDKVPRDYKNCQNPGSQAKRRDSNRDFCYKDVFFDAENSQRMFESCIASSKDLKRGSHDFYSQNEANEVCGQKFQKSEDESKCLRVLETSCHSRLERNDTASVSSSISSCGSNSNKPYKMRNVAGPVEDFEGHESDAESTCKLGYQKVNKRSRAKTALRNDIHRQELNAYRCTMKALHAAGPLTWENEEMVTNLRMSLHISNDEHLTILKLLKFCS